The Phoenix dactylifera cultivar Barhee BC4 unplaced genomic scaffold, palm_55x_up_171113_PBpolish2nd_filt_p 001630F, whole genome shotgun sequence genome includes a window with the following:
- the LOC103719380 gene encoding gibberellin 20-oxidase-like protein has product MMSKSPQTSLQLPTFDISQPLLPSILSSLSQACREWGFFHITNHGISRDLYNGIRTLSNQAFDLPLDTKLRIGPSSIINTYTPHFIASPFFESLRISGPNYFTSAKASGDVMFEPPNVEFSNVLQEYGDRMVDLSKRIIIAVLKCLRDGFETKYYESEFSACHGYLRINNYTPPDESSLEEIEGLGMHTDMSCITILYQDEIGGLQVRSKEGEWMDIMPREGTLVVNIGDLLQAWSNGRLRSSEHRVVLKQPVNRFSLAFFWCFEDEKMVSAPEDVVGEGKQRIYKPFICRDYIKFRENSEKGRFDKVQYTVDNFAAAKTAADSEKATFI; this is encoded by the exons ATGATGTCCAAGTCCCCCCAAACATCCCTGCAACTCCCTACCTTCGACATCTCTCAACCTCTGCTCCCATCcattctctcctctctctcccaagCATGCAGGGAATGGGGCTTCTTCCACATCACCAACCATGGCATCTCCAGAGACCTCTATAACGGAATCCGCACTCTCTCCAACCAAGCCTTCGACCTCCCTTTAGATACCAAACTTAGAATAGGACCCTCATCCATCATCAACACTTATACTCCTCATTTCATAGCTTCCCCCTTCTTTGAAAGCCTCCGAATTTCTGGTCCAAACTACTTCACCTCAGCGAAGGCGTCAGGTGATGTCATGTTTGAACCACCTAATGTTGAATTCAG TAACGTATTGCAGGAATATGGGGACAGGATGGTAGATTTATCGAAGAGAATAATTATCGCTGTCTTAAAGTGTTTACGTGACGGCTTTGAGACGAAGTACTACGAATCCGAGTTCAGTGCATGTCATGGATATTTAAGGATAAACAACTACACTCCACCCGATGAGAGCAGCTTGGAAGAGATCGAAGGGCTTGGGATGCACACAGACATGAGTTGCATAACAATTTTATATCAGGACGAGATTGGTGGACTTCAGGTAAGATCAAAGGAAGGGGAATGGATGGACATAATGCCGAGGGAGGGGACGCTGGTGGTGAACATTGGAGACCTTCTGCAAGCCTGGAGCAATGGGCGTCTAAGATCATCTGAGCATCGAGTCGTTCTGAAGCAGCCCGTCAACCGCTTTTCTCTGGCCTTCTTTTGGTGCTTCGAGGATGAGAAGATGGTATCAGCTCCCGAAGATGTGGTGGGGGAAGGGAAGCAGAGGATCTACAAACCATTCATTTGCCGAGATTATATTAAGTTTCGGGAGAACAGCGAGAAAGGGAGGTTTGATAAGGTCCAGTACACAGTGGACAACTTTGCTGCGGCCAAAACCGCAGCAGATTCTGAGAAGGCTACTTTCATATGA
- the LOC103719368 gene encoding transcription factor GLABRA 3 — MCRAMAAGAQNLEELQEKHLRKQLAATVRNIQWSYAIFWSISTRQQGVLAWSDGYYNGDIKTRKTTQPVEFKADQMGLQRSEQLRELYESLSAGDGNQQSKRPFASLSPEDLTDTEWYYLVCMSFTFRPGQGLPGKALASNQDIWLSNAQFADSKIFSRSLLAKSASIQTVVCIPFMDGVLELGTTEPVLEDSALIQQVTNSFWELPIPVCSEQSVSSPPLAEKDEDILCPNLECEIVDTMILGEHNLVPDCQAPLESGSPAFPFGSHSYASDKENELIQDKVEELQASICEEPKIDSPHDSSNECCPNQQANNNSFRIERLNSASQVHNGQLMDDEFSNGLHGSLNSSDCISQSFVNPQRVLSSPMGERIKNNVLDSLQEEDFTKLISLDLQGEKSHYTKTIAAILRNSKQLESITCFPCGSHESSFVVWKRSLNTPKPLSAISQKLVKKILVDTVWMHGGLPLKPQEENGLRNKVWKLEGDDANASHVLSERRRREKLNEKFLVLRSLVPSLSKVDKASILGDTIEYLKELQRKVEELDSRGELGEFEARGTRKHPDISERTSDNYGNKEIANGRKPSATKRKACDIEEAEVEHHLFLSKDGPLDVNVTVIEKEVLIEMHCPWRECLLLEIVDAASSLHLDPFSVQSSTVDDNLAVTIKAKFRGSVVASPGMIKRALQRVVGKC; from the exons ATGTGTCGAGCAATGGCAGCAGGCGCCCAAAACCTGGAAGAGCTGCAGGAGAAACACCTGAGGAAGCAGCTTGCTGCTACTGTCAGGAACATCCAGTGGAGTTATGCAATCTTTTGGTCCATCTCAACAAGGCAACAAGG GGTCTTAGCATGGAGTGATGGGTACTATAATGGTGATATAAAGACAAGGAAGACTACTCAACCAGTGGAGTTTAAAGCTGATCAAATGGGTCTCCAGAGAAGCGAGCAACTGAGAGAGCTATACGAGTCTCTTTCAGCAGGAGACGGCAATCAGCAGTCCAAAAGGCCTTTTGCCTCACTATCACCTGAAGATCTGACAGACACGGAGTGGTATTACCTGGTTTGCATGTCTTTCACATTCCGTCCAGGCCAAGG GTTGCCCGGTAAAGCCTTAGCAAGCAATCAGGATATCTGGTTGAGCAATGCTCAATTTGCAGACAGTAAAATATTTTCACGATCTCTTTTAGCAAAG AGTGCATCTATCCAG ACTGTGGTGTGTATTCCCTTCATGGACGGTGTGCTAGAGCTGGGTACAACTGAACCG gTTTTGGAGGATTCGGCTCTCATACAGCAAGTCACAAATTCATTCTGGGAGTTGCCTATCCCTGTTTGCTCCGAGCAATCTGTATCCAGTCCTCCATTGGCTGAAAAGGATGAAGACATCTTGTGCCCTAATCTTGAATGTGAAATTGTTGATACGATGATTTTGGGGGAACACAACTTAGTGCCTGATTGTCAGGCCCCTTTGGAGAGTGGGTCCCCAGCTTTCCCTTTTGGTAGTCATTCTTATGCCTCTGACAAAGAAAATGAGCTAATCCAGGATAAGGTCGAGGAATTGCAGGCAAGTATCTGCGAAGAACCGAAAATAGATTCTCCTCATGACAGTTCAAATGAGTGTTGTCCCAATCAGCAAGctaataataattcttttaGAATTGAGAGGCTGAATAGTGCATCTCAAGTACATAATGGGCAGTTGATGGATGATGAGTTCAGCAATGGTTTACATGGTTCTTTGAATTCAAGTGACTGTATATCGCAGTCCTTTGTGAATCCTCAAAGGGTCCTCTCTTCTCCAATGGGTGAGCGAATAAAGAATAATGTCCTCGATAGCCTTCAGGAGGAAGATTTTACAAAGCTGATCTCACTGGATCTTCAGGGTGAAAAGTCACACTATACAAAGACCATTGCTGCCATCCTAAGGAACTCCAAGCAGCTGGAGTCAATAACATGCTTTCCTTGTGGTTCTCATGAATCCAGTTTTGTGGTTTGGAAGCGAAGTTTGAACACTCCAAAACCACTCTCCGCCATTTCACAGAAGCTGGTGAAGAAGATTTTGGTTGATACTGTATGGATGCATGGTGGCCTGCCACTGAAACCCCAAGAGGAAAATGGGCTTCGGAACAAAGTTTGGAAATTAGAAGGAGATGATGCTAATGCTAGTCATGTGttgtcagagaggaggaggagagaaaagCTAAATGAGAAATTCCTCGTTCTCAGATCACTGGTTCCTTCTCTTAGCAAG GTTGACAAAGCATCCATCCTTGGTGACACAATAGAGTATCTGAAAGAGCTTCAGAGAAAAGTAGAGGAATTGGATTCTCGCGGAGAGTTAGGTGAGTTTGAAGCAAGAGGAACAAGGAAGCATCCTGACATATCAGAGAGGACATCTGACAATTATGGCAACAAGGAGATTGCGAATGGCAGAAAGCCTAGTGCAACCAAGAGGAAGGCTTGTGATATCGAGGAAGCAGAGGTCGAAcatcatttgtttctatcaaaggATGGTCCACTTGACGTTAATGTTACTGTGATTGAGAAAGAGGTTCTCATAGAGATGCACTGTCCCTGGAGGGAATGTTTGCTTCTTGAGATAGTTGATGCGGCAAGCAGCCTCCATTTGGATCCTTTCTCTGTGCAGTCATCCACTGTTGATGACAATCTTGCAGTGACAATAAAAGCTAAG TTTAGGGGTTCAGTTGTAGCATCGCCAGGAATGATCAAGCGGGCACTTCAGAGAGTTGTAGGTAAATGTTGA